The following are encoded together in the Halarsenatibacter silvermanii genome:
- a CDS encoding alpha-amylase family glycosyl hydrolase, producing the protein MRDTDFDLQKIAEKRDYKPSPEAWEEQILYFLLVDRFADGSERPLYDPEKDYENILGDEESRQRWENAGDTWNGGNLSGLIERLDYLKDLGITAIWISPVLKQAPFASTYHGYGIQNFLAVDPHFGSREDLQELCQKAHDRDMYVILDVIINHAADVFSYEVEDPAYSEERYPVKSFKNEKGEPDIDPENPDRSAAWSEGGVWPREIFELEAFSRRGYITDWENYPEYVEGDFYSLKNINTGSGELADYRASKALEVLTKCYKYWIAYADIDGFRLDTVKHLHPGAARYFVTEIREFAHTLGKKNFYIIGEITGGMEFAREICDSTGLNAALGINKIPKNLEETAKGYSCPKNYFSIFKNSQLPGESEYKWYKNKVITMFDDHDMVYQQEHKERFCADKETTPLLKNAIFLNLFSLGIPCMYYGTEQAFDGSGDEDKYVRESMFGGDFGAFRSQGCSFFDRDNPVYQEMSKLSRLRKEHESLKVGRQYLRRFCCDGDDEKFHLPAKPEDEKYRGLIAWSRIFSQKEFLLAMNSDLEEDIKAKVMIDSDLCSPGDSFQCLYSSREGQIDATAEIIKMDEENYFIEIEVPAGGRVIFA; encoded by the coding sequence ATGAGAGATACAGATTTTGATCTGCAAAAGATTGCTGAAAAACGCGATTATAAGCCCTCGCCCGAAGCCTGGGAAGAACAGATATTATATTTTCTGCTGGTTGACCGTTTTGCCGACGGCAGTGAAAGACCTTTATATGATCCGGAAAAGGATTACGAAAATATCCTGGGCGATGAAGAGTCCCGGCAGAGATGGGAAAATGCCGGAGATACCTGGAACGGAGGCAATCTGTCCGGTCTTATTGAGCGCCTGGATTATCTCAAGGATCTGGGCATTACCGCCATCTGGATAAGTCCGGTGTTAAAGCAGGCTCCTTTTGCCAGCACCTATCACGGCTACGGTATTCAAAACTTTTTGGCCGTCGATCCCCATTTTGGCAGCAGAGAGGATCTGCAGGAATTATGCCAGAAAGCTCATGACAGAGATATGTATGTCATCCTGGATGTAATAATCAACCACGCTGCTGATGTTTTCAGCTATGAGGTTGAAGATCCCGCCTACAGCGAAGAAAGATATCCGGTAAAAAGTTTTAAAAATGAAAAGGGAGAGCCGGATATCGATCCGGAAAATCCCGACCGCAGTGCGGCCTGGTCGGAGGGAGGAGTATGGCCCCGGGAAATTTTTGAGCTGGAGGCATTTTCCCGCAGGGGCTATATCACCGACTGGGAAAATTATCCCGAATATGTAGAAGGCGATTTCTATTCTTTGAAGAATATAAATACAGGGTCGGGCGAGCTGGCAGATTACAGAGCTTCTAAAGCTTTAGAAGTGCTGACCAAATGCTATAAATACTGGATTGCCTATGCCGATATTGACGGGTTTAGACTCGATACGGTCAAACATCTGCATCCCGGCGCTGCCAGATATTTTGTGACAGAGATCAGAGAATTCGCCCACACTCTGGGCAAGAAAAATTTCTATATAATTGGGGAGATAACCGGGGGGATGGAATTCGCCAGAGAAATTTGTGACAGCACCGGACTCAATGCCGCCCTGGGCATAAATAAAATACCCAAAAATTTGGAGGAAACGGCCAAGGGTTACTCCTGCCCCAAAAATTATTTCAGCATCTTTAAAAACAGTCAACTTCCCGGCGAAAGTGAATACAAATGGTATAAAAACAAGGTTATAACTATGTTTGACGATCACGATATGGTCTACCAGCAGGAGCACAAAGAGAGATTTTGCGCTGATAAAGAAACCACCCCTCTGCTCAAAAACGCTATCTTTTTGAATCTTTTTTCTCTGGGAATCCCCTGCATGTATTACGGCACAGAGCAGGCTTTTGACGGCAGCGGCGATGAAGACAAATATGTAAGAGAGTCGATGTTCGGAGGGGATTTTGGAGCATTTCGCTCACAGGGATGCAGCTTTTTTGATAGGGATAATCCCGTCTATCAGGAGATGAGCAAATTATCCCGGCTGAGGAAAGAACACGAGAGTTTGAAGGTGGGCAGACAATATTTGCGCAGATTTTGCTGCGATGGCGATGATGAAAAATTCCATCTGCCCGCCAAGCCGGAGGACGAAAAATACAGAGGCTTAATCGCCTGGTCCCGCATTTTTAGCCAGAAAGAATTTTTGCTGGCCATGAACAGCGATCTGGAGGAAGATATAAAGGCTAAGGTCATGATAGACAGCGATCTTTGCAGCCCCGGCGACAGCTTTCAATGCCTTTATTCCTCAAGGGAAGGGCAGATAGATGCCACAGCCGAAATTATAAAGATGGATGAAGAAAATTATTTCATCGAGATCGAGGTGCCGGCCGGAGGCAGAGTGATATTTGCCTGA
- the mnmG gene encoding tRNA uridine-5-carboxymethylaminomethyl(34) synthesis enzyme MnmG — MSEYIKEHAKKYDIIVIGAGHAGCEAALASARMGFKTLVLTVNLDHVAFMPCNPSLGGPGKAHIVREIDALGGEMALNMDQTMTQIRMLNTSKGPAVQGLRGQADKARYHSRMKQVLERQENLDLKQEIVENIEVDSRGRASGVVGSTGLFYRGEKIILTTGTFLKARVIIGEATYNAGPNQQYPANELSRSLQDLGFELLRFKTGTPPRISGNSIDFSSLKKQTGEKGLSFSFLSEPLSGKQDDCWIVRTDERTHEIIRENKDRTPLFSGEIEGTGPRYCPSIEDKVMKFPDKKSHQLFLEPEGRSTDEYYLSGFSTSLPLDVQIKMLRTLPGMSEAEIARPAYAIEYDCVASGQFDLSLESRQVPDLFTAGQINGTSGYEEAAGQGIIAGINAGQKLRGKEPMILKRSQTYIGVLIDDLVTDEPKEPYRMMTSRAEYRLLLRQDNADQRLTPSGREIGLVSDKRWQYFQEKQEKLQQGRDYLQKERVTPTAEVREFLQERESGGLSQPASLEKILRRPEISWQDLAALADDLPSLPQPVQKQLEIEAKYKGYIDRQKQQIKEFERQENIRLPEDLEYKNFDNLRREAREKLNRIKPRSLGQASRIAGVSPADIQALLVYLKKEGDL; from the coding sequence ATGTCTGAATACATAAAAGAACACGCTAAAAAATACGATATCATAGTGATAGGAGCCGGACATGCCGGCTGTGAGGCTGCGCTGGCCTCAGCCAGAATGGGCTTTAAAACTTTAGTGCTGACAGTCAACTTAGACCATGTGGCTTTCATGCCCTGCAACCCTTCGCTGGGCGGTCCGGGCAAGGCCCATATAGTGAGAGAGATCGATGCTCTGGGAGGAGAGATGGCTCTCAACATGGATCAAACCATGACCCAGATTCGCATGCTCAACACCAGCAAAGGTCCGGCGGTACAGGGATTGAGAGGCCAGGCCGATAAAGCTCGTTATCACAGCCGCATGAAGCAGGTGCTCGAGCGGCAGGAAAACCTGGATTTAAAGCAGGAGATCGTCGAGAATATAGAAGTTGATAGCCGGGGCCGGGCCAGCGGAGTGGTGGGCAGCACCGGCCTTTTTTATCGAGGAGAGAAGATAATATTGACCACCGGCACCTTTCTGAAAGCCCGCGTTATCATCGGCGAGGCCACCTACAATGCCGGTCCCAATCAGCAGTATCCCGCCAATGAGCTTTCACGTTCGCTGCAGGATTTAGGTTTTGAACTTCTGCGCTTCAAAACCGGCACCCCGCCCCGCATCAGCGGCAATTCCATCGATTTCAGCAGCCTCAAAAAACAGACCGGAGAAAAAGGCCTCTCTTTTTCTTTTCTGTCAGAACCTCTGTCGGGAAAACAGGATGACTGCTGGATAGTTCGCACCGACGAAAGAACGCATGAAATTATCAGAGAGAATAAGGATAGGACTCCTCTTTTCAGCGGGGAAATTGAGGGCACCGGGCCGCGTTATTGTCCCTCAATCGAGGATAAGGTGATGAAATTTCCCGACAAAAAGAGCCATCAGCTGTTTTTAGAACCGGAGGGGCGCAGCACTGATGAATACTATCTTTCCGGTTTTTCCACCAGCCTGCCGCTGGATGTGCAGATAAAGATGCTGCGAACTCTGCCGGGCATGAGCGAGGCTGAAATAGCCCGTCCGGCCTATGCTATAGAGTATGACTGTGTGGCCAGCGGTCAGTTTGACCTGAGTCTGGAAAGCCGGCAGGTGCCGGATCTTTTTACCGCCGGACAGATCAACGGCACCTCGGGCTATGAGGAGGCTGCAGGCCAGGGAATTATAGCCGGCATCAATGCCGGGCAGAAGCTGAGGGGCAAAGAGCCGATGATTTTAAAACGCTCTCAGACCTATATCGGAGTCTTGATCGACGATCTCGTCACCGATGAGCCCAAAGAGCCCTATCGGATGATGACCTCGCGCGCGGAATATCGTCTGCTTTTGCGGCAGGATAATGCCGATCAGCGGCTTACACCTTCCGGGAGGGAGATCGGGCTGGTCTCCGATAAACGCTGGCAGTATTTTCAGGAGAAGCAGGAAAAGCTGCAGCAGGGCAGAGATTATCTTCAAAAAGAAAGAGTCACCCCCACAGCAGAGGTGCGCGAATTTCTGCAGGAGCGAGAAAGCGGAGGGTTAAGCCAGCCCGCCAGTCTGGAAAAAATCCTGCGCCGGCCGGAGATATCCTGGCAGGATCTCGCCGCCCTGGCAGATGACTTACCCTCTTTGCCTCAACCTGTGCAAAAACAGCTGGAAATTGAAGCTAAATATAAGGGGTATATAGATCGGCAAAAACAGCAGATCAAAGAGTTTGAAAGGCAGGAGAATATCAGGCTGCCGGAGGATCTCGAATATAAAAATTTTGATAATCTGCGCCGCGAAGCCCGGGAAAAACTCAACAGGATAAAACCTCGCTCTCTGGGCCAGGCCTCCCGCATAGCCGGAGTTTCCCCGGCCGATATTCAGGCTTTGTTGGTTTATCTCAAAAAAGAAGGGGATTTATGA
- a CDS encoding TIGR01212 family radical SAM protein (This family includes YhcC from E. coli K-12, an uncharacterized radical SAM protein.), whose product MEVYYKYSEHLKQKHGVKTYKLPLNLPLTCPNRDGLLGEEGCYYCGEKAAGFESKPDDSIRQQLTELKDHIGQRYNAEKFIAYLQNFTTTYLPLPKLKEYLQKALQVEDIVEITLSTRPDCLNEKYLEGIKKAVHSRDESISLTVELGLQTVNYHTLKRANRGHTLAQFIDAVKIAQEFDFEVGAHLILNLPGDNREDVRENARILSALKLDTVKLHALYLREGTEFGAQYEAGKLEIISLEEYKDRVIEFLQLLDPEIAVQRLLGRAPREGSLFVNWGRDNRQIHQEIVAEMEKRKVQQGEKFDYLGGRCLQKFSS is encoded by the coding sequence ATGGAAGTTTATTACAAATATTCAGAACATCTCAAACAAAAACACGGGGTCAAAACCTACAAGCTGCCGCTCAATCTGCCCCTCACCTGCCCCAACAGGGATGGGCTTTTGGGCGAGGAGGGCTGTTATTACTGCGGCGAAAAGGCAGCCGGCTTTGAAAGTAAGCCCGATGATTCCATACGCCAGCAGCTCACAGAGCTCAAAGATCATATCGGCCAGAGATACAACGCGGAAAAATTCATCGCCTATCTGCAAAATTTCACCACCACCTATCTTCCCCTGCCAAAACTAAAAGAATATCTGCAAAAAGCGCTGCAGGTAGAGGATATCGTGGAAATCACCCTCTCCACCAGACCTGATTGTTTGAATGAAAAGTATCTCGAAGGCATAAAAAAGGCGGTTCATTCCCGGGATGAGAGCATATCTTTGACCGTGGAGCTGGGACTGCAGACGGTCAATTATCACACTTTAAAGCGGGCCAATCGCGGCCACACGCTGGCTCAGTTTATCGATGCCGTAAAAATCGCTCAGGAATTTGATTTTGAGGTGGGGGCACATTTAATCCTAAACCTCCCCGGCGATAACAGGGAGGATGTCAGAGAAAACGCCCGCATTCTCTCGGCGCTGAAGCTGGATACGGTAAAGCTTCATGCTCTTTATCTGCGGGAGGGAACAGAATTCGGCGCTCAATATGAGGCGGGAAAGCTTGAAATTATCTCACTGGAGGAATATAAAGATCGGGTGATAGAATTTCTGCAGCTGCTCGATCCGGAGATTGCCGTGCAGAGGCTTTTGGGCAGAGCTCCCCGGGAGGGTTCTCTTTTTGTCAACTGGGGGCGGGATAATAGGCAGATACATCAGGAGATTGTGGCCGAAATGGAAAAAAGAAAAGTCCAGCAGGGGGAAAAGTTTGATTATCTCGGAGGCAGATGTCTGCAAAAATTTTCAAGCTGA